The Planctellipticum variicoloris DNA window GATCAGCAGTGACTTTCTCAATGCACGGAGGGCAGCAGACGTAGACGATCCGGCCGTCCACGATCGTCCATTTGGCGTCCTTTGGCAGCTTCTTCTTCATCACCGGGCAGATTCCCTGTGCCTGCCGGAAGTTGTCGTGGATGATCGCCCAATGCTCTTTGGAGATCGACTGCTTCAGGCAGGCCCGGCAGCAGAGGTAGACCTGTTCCTTCTGCTTGCCGATCGACACCTTGATCGGTGCGCCGTGCTCGCCCAGTTTGTTCCCGGAGACCGGGCAGATTTGTTGGACGTCGATCCGCACCTGTTGCTTGTCCGCCGCCACGTCGCCCGCAGCAAGCGCGAAGGGGCTCACGCAGAGCACGACTGCCAGCAGTCCAAATCGTTTGATGAGCATGGAAACTTCTCCTTTCGAGAGTTATAAACCGCGGAACCATTCCCGCCGACGCCTCCCGCGACGACGGGGCTCTCCCTAAGCCGCACGTGGTTCCGAAGGCGCGGCCATTGTTTCAATGGGTTCGGTCGGGGCATCCCAGATTTCGTCCCGCAGCCCGGCCCGGAACTTGAATTCCAGATAGGCGCTATACAGCGTCGGTACGATGAACGAGGCGAATGGCTCGACGAGCATGCCTCCGAGGACCGGCCAGGCCATGGCGCGGGCGACGTCGGCGCCGCGCCCCGTGGCGACGATCACGGGAACCAGCGCGACCAGCGTGGTAATCGTGGTCATCATGCAGGGACGGATCCGCTTCAAGCCGGCCTCGTAAACGGTGTTGCGAATGTCTTCCACCGAGCGGATCGTCCGGCGCTTCAGGAGCTGGCGGATATAGGTCGCCATCACGACTCCGTCGTCTTCCGCCAGCCCGAACGTGGCAATGAAGCCGACCCACACCGCCGTGTTCAACTCGACCCCCATTAGTGCGACGAGGATCATCCCGCCCGCGAACGAAACCGGCAGTGCGGTAAAGACCGTCAGCGCAATCGGGACGTTGCGGAATTCCAGGTATATCAGCAGAAAGTTGATCAGGACCACGAGCGGGATGATCCACATCAGCCGGCGGTTCGCCTCGATCTGGTTCTGAAACGATCCGACCGGCTGCAACTCGAAGTTCCCCTCGGGAAACGAGAGCTTGCCACTCTCCCGCGCGGCCGTCAGCGCCTTCATAACCCCGTCCACGGTTTCCAGATCGCCAGCCGCTCCGGATGGAGAGAACATCACATGCGCCACCAGCCGTGAATCTTCGCTGTTGATCATGCCCGGCCCCCACGTTGTCGTGACGTCGGCCAGGCGGGCGAGCGGCACGACATCGTCCGTCTCCGTGACGACGGGAATCTGCGACAGCTCGTCGGCGTGTTCGCGAACGTCGCGGCTGAAACGGATCTGAATCGGATACCGTTCCCGACCTTCCACAGTCGTCGTGACGTCCACTCCACCGAGCCCCGCGGCGACGATCTGGTTTACCATCATCGTCGTCATGCCATAACGGGCTGCCTCTTCCCGGTCGACCTCGAACTCGACGTACGGCTTCCCCATCACGATGTCGGGATTGACCGTGCGGCTGTTGACCAGCGGGTGGTCTCGCAACTGCTCCGCGACCGCCAGGGCCGCTTTGGCCAAGCCGTCGAGCGTGCCGCCATAGATCCGCACAGCCATCGAGGCCTTGATGCCAGCCTGCAGCATGACGACGCGACCCTCGATCGGCTGCAGCGGTGACGCCGGCGTCACGCCGGGCAACGTCGCCACGGCGTTGATCTCATCCCAGACCTTCCGCTCGGTCATGCCGGGTCGCCACTGGTCGCGCGGCTTGAGCATCACGTACGTTTCGACCATCGCGACCGGGGCGGGGTCAAGGGCCGACTGGGCGCGTCCGATCTTGCCGAGCACGTTGGCAACTTCCGGAATCTGCCCGATCAGAGTGTCCTGCGCCTGCAAAATCTCCATCGCCTGGTTGAAGCTGGCCGCGGGGTAGAGACTGGGCATGTAGAACCAGGTTCCTTCATCCAGCGCGATCCAGTCATCCGACTTCAGGCCGGTAAAGACGTGCTTGGCGTCGACATAGCCGGGGATCTCGTTCAGGTCAGAGCCGGTCAGCGACACAAGCTGTTCGACCGGTCGGAGGACCGTCGGCAGTCCGAACCATGCCCCGAAGCCGAGCAGGACAACCATTGCCGGAAACGACAGCATCAGGCCCTTGTGGTTCAGCGCCAAACGTAGACGACCGCCATAGAGCCAGCGGAGCAGCCGGCTGACGGGGTTCTGCTCGATCGGCCAGATGCGCTCCCGCGTCACGAGGAAGCCGCCGACAAACCCGATTGTGCCGGCAAGGCCCGTCGCCCACGGAAGGCTCAACGTCGTCCAGCTCGTGACGTGGTCGGCCCAGACGAAATGACACAGAGACGCCGCCAGGCTGGCCGTTCCAGTGCCGGCCAGCCACGCCGACCAGCGCGGCAGCCGGGAGCTTCTCAGGAAGACCCGGCACAGCATCGGGATAACCGTCACGGCGACGATCAGGCTCGACACGAGCGCAAACGTCTTGGTCCAGGCCAGGGGGGCAAATAGCTTGTGATCGCGACCGGTCAGGAAGAAGACCGGCAGAAAACTCACGACCGTCGTGCTGACGGCGGTCATCACGGCGGGGACGACCTCCGCGGCCGACTCGCGGATGACTTTCAGACGCTGCTGGGCTCCGCCGGGCGATCCGGCTTCTTCCCATTCGGAGAGTGCGCCGTAGATGTTCTCTAGGATGATGATTCCCATGTCGACCATCGTGCCGACGGCGATGGCGATGCCCGCGAGCGACATGATGTTCGCGTCGACCTGGAACACCTTCATGCCGATGAAGGACATCAGTACGGCCATCGGCAGCGTAATTGCAATGACGATGCTGGCCCGCACGTGCAGCAGGAACAGCACCATCACCACGATCGTGATCAGCGTTTCCTGCCCGATCGAATCGGTCAGCGTGGTGACCGTTTCGTCGATCAGCAGCGTGCGGTCGTAAACACCGTGAATCCTGACCCCGCCAAGTTCGGGCTCCAGCGACTTCAGCTTGTCGCGCACCCGCAGGATGACGTCGCGCGGATTCTCGCGATAGCGCATGACGACGATGCCGCCCACCGCCTCATGGCCGTTGTAATCGAGAGCCCCGTCACGAAACGCCGGGCCGGTCTGGACCTGCGCCAAGTCCCGGACGCGAACTGGAATCCCCTCCCGTTCGATCACCACCGTGTTCTCAATCTGCTCGATCGTCTCCAGTTCGGTCCGCCCCGAGCCGATGAAGCCTTTCCCACGGACGATGAACTCCATTCCGCTCATTTCGACCGTCTTTGCCCCGACGTCGATGTTGGCGGCCTCGACTGCCACAATGACCTTCTGCAGCGGGAGGTTGTGGAAGCGGAGCTTGTCGGGATCGACGTCGACCTGGTACTGCTTGACGTAGCCTCCGACCGACGCGACTTCTGCGACGCCGTCGACCGACTGCAACGCGTACTTGACGAAGAAATCCTGCTTCGAGCGGAGTTCCGCC harbors:
- a CDS encoding efflux RND transporter permease subunit; this encodes MIEKLLAFCIRERMLVALASIVIVAWGWYATQKVPLDAIPNVGENQVIVLVEWLGRSPKDVEDQVTYPLSVALQAVPGAKSVRGRSMFGFSFVQVTFDDAVDFYWARSRVAEQLTTASGSLPDGVTPVLAPDATALGQIYYYVLEGPPGMDLAELRSKQDFFVKYALQSVDGVAEVASVGGYVKQYQVDVDPDKLRFHNLPLQKVIVAVEAANIDVGAKTVEMSGMEFIVRGKGFIGSGRTELETIEQIENTVVIEREGIPVRVRDLAQVQTGPAFRDGALDYNGHEAVGGIVVMRYRENPRDVILRVRDKLKSLEPELGGVRIHGVYDRTLLIDETVTTLTDSIGQETLITIVVMVLFLLHVRASIVIAITLPMAVLMSFIGMKVFQVDANIMSLAGIAIAVGTMVDMGIIILENIYGALSEWEEAGSPGGAQQRLKVIRESAAEVVPAVMTAVSTTVVSFLPVFFLTGRDHKLFAPLAWTKTFALVSSLIVAVTVIPMLCRVFLRSSRLPRWSAWLAGTGTASLAASLCHFVWADHVTSWTTLSLPWATGLAGTIGFVGGFLVTRERIWPIEQNPVSRLLRWLYGGRLRLALNHKGLMLSFPAMVVLLGFGAWFGLPTVLRPVEQLVSLTGSDLNEIPGYVDAKHVFTGLKSDDWIALDEGTWFYMPSLYPAASFNQAMEILQAQDTLIGQIPEVANVLGKIGRAQSALDPAPVAMVETYVMLKPRDQWRPGMTERKVWDEINAVATLPGVTPASPLQPIEGRVVMLQAGIKASMAVRIYGGTLDGLAKAALAVAEQLRDHPLVNSRTVNPDIVMGKPYVEFEVDREEAARYGMTTMMVNQIVAAGLGGVDVTTTVEGRERYPIQIRFSRDVREHADELSQIPVVTETDDVVPLARLADVTTTWGPGMINSEDSRLVAHVMFSPSGAAGDLETVDGVMKALTAARESGKLSFPEGNFELQPVGSFQNQIEANRRLMWIIPLVVLINFLLIYLEFRNVPIALTVFTALPVSFAGGMILVALMGVELNTAVWVGFIATFGLAEDDGVVMATYIRQLLKRRTIRSVEDIRNTVYEAGLKRIRPCMMTTITTLVALVPVIVATGRGADVARAMAWPVLGGMLVEPFASFIVPTLYSAYLEFKFRAGLRDEIWDAPTEPIETMAAPSEPRAA